A genomic region of Arachis stenosperma cultivar V10309 chromosome 9, arast.V10309.gnm1.PFL2, whole genome shotgun sequence contains the following coding sequences:
- the LOC130947885 gene encoding heavy metal-associated isoprenylated plant protein 35-like, translating into MAAPDTRVAEAKEVGEEAASPMTKTCVLKVSIHCEGCKKKVKKILQSIHGVDTIDVDLRQQKVVVTGNVDSDILIMKLINKTGKHAELWPQPPPPPPSDSNKKKKKKVKPPENKENQNDDVAETSGESSNKHQSEKNDKETVVKVVVQDAPTKNRVEDNNYNTAKKKNVNEGCATGKAGVQIQEPKHEVKQTVVLPAGNPPPPVTEKKVSVAVQVSDECEASGIEKSGGAKKKKKKSKGNNINNNENEGSSNVSATGEAPVTSGSGSQPHGQGHCHGHGHGPEPVPPQVAGPANESPPRHRSYHQYPPHYYAPSPPNPPVYTVSYHTAYPSSSRYGSASYYAPPQPYSYAHVVHQHPPYPPPYTYESESYTPSYNNMPSQPSSDSFEFFSEENPNACSVM; encoded by the exons ATGGCGGCACCAGATACAAGAGTGGCAGAAGCTAAAGAAGTTGGAGAAGAGGCAGCATCTCCCATGACTAAG ACTTGTGTGTTGAAAGTATCCATTCACTGCGAAGGCTGCAAAAAGAAGGTGAAGAAAATTCTACAGAGTATACACG GTGTTGACACCATAGACGTTGATTTGAGGCAACAAAAGGTGGTGGTAACGGGGAACGTAGACAGTGACATCTTGATTATGAAACTGATCAACAAGACAGGAAAACACGCCGAGTTATGGCCACAACCACCACCGCCACCGCCATCAGATtccaacaagaagaagaaaaagaaggtaAAGCCACCAGAAAACAAAGAGAACCAAAACGACGACGTCGCAGAAACCAGCGGAGAAAGCAGCAACAAACACCAAAGCGAGAAAAACGACAAGGAAACCGTTGTTAAAGTCGTCGTTCAAGATGCGCCTACTAAGAACAGGGTCGAAGATAATAACTACAACACtgcgaagaagaagaacgtTAACGAAGGATGTGCAACCGGCAAAGCCGGTGTGCAGATCCAGGAGCCAAAGCACGAGGTAAAGCAAACGGTGGTGTTACCAGCCGGTAACCCGCCACCACCGGTGACAGAGAAAAAGGTGAGCGTGGCGGTTCAAGTTTCCGACGAATGCGAAGCGTCAGGGATAGAGAAAAGTGGCGGtgctaaaaagaagaaaaagaaaagcaaagggAATAATATCAACAACAACGAAAATGAAGGTTCTAGTAATGTTAGTGCCACTGGCGAAGCTCCTGTCACCAGCGGTTCCGGTAGCCAGCCACACGGTCAAGGCCATTGTCATGGTCATGGTCATGGTCCAGAACCTGTTCCTCCTCAGGTTGCAGGTCCAGCCAATGAGAGTCCACCACGTCATCGTTCGTACCATCAATATCCACCGCATTACTATGCTCCTTCTCCTCCTAATCCTCCTGTTTATACGGTGAGTTATCACACAGCGTATCCGAGCTCCAGCAGATACGGTAGTGCATCGTATTATGCGCCTCCGCAACCGTATTCGTACGCACACGTTGTTCATCAGCATCCACCGTATCCACCACCGTATACTTACGAATCGGAATCGTATACGCCCTCTTATAATAATATGCCTTCTCAGCCTTCTTCTGACTCATTCGAGTTCTTTAGCGAAGAGAATCCCAATGCGTGTTCGGTTATGTGA